From a single Fundidesulfovibrio terrae genomic region:
- a CDS encoding lipase family alpha/beta hydrolase — MLITLLLTLLGAGCFVSALTYTFFWYEAANNPHPSHSANCRGPRGLLRCVVVGFLSSVSSQLMVYLTYPLGFARRLWKPSPSANCSRPPVLLVHGLYHNASAWYLYKWRLRRCGYEKVFCLSYNTLKYDFWQLADQLKDVVRETAGLCGGEPVILVGHSMGGLLARAAIADPATAQLVRAVAVLGSPHHGSKLSALAFGRLGRSITYQGELVRRLNAMPSPRQMPKLNIFSPLDNMVLPTSSLTIDEPGWIQAETAPISHVSMLYHLPTVRLVMEFLDEFVPGCQRGQGLALPLAQRGSATA; from the coding sequence ATGCTCATCACCCTGCTTCTCACATTGCTCGGCGCCGGATGCTTCGTCTCCGCGCTGACCTACACCTTTTTCTGGTACGAGGCCGCAAACAACCCGCACCCGTCGCACAGCGCCAACTGCCGGGGACCGCGCGGCCTCCTGCGGTGCGTGGTGGTGGGCTTTCTCTCCAGTGTCTCCAGCCAGCTCATGGTCTACCTGACCTATCCCCTCGGTTTCGCCAGGCGGCTCTGGAAACCCTCCCCGTCGGCGAACTGCTCCCGTCCGCCCGTGCTCCTGGTGCACGGGCTCTACCACAACGCCTCGGCCTGGTATCTCTACAAATGGCGGCTCAGGCGCTGCGGCTATGAGAAGGTTTTTTGCTTAAGCTACAACACCCTCAAGTACGACTTCTGGCAACTGGCCGACCAGCTCAAGGACGTCGTGCGCGAGACGGCCGGGCTCTGCGGCGGGGAACCCGTCATCCTGGTGGGACACAGCATGGGCGGCCTGCTGGCCCGGGCCGCCATAGCCGACCCAGCCACGGCCCAGCTCGTGCGGGCGGTGGCGGTGCTTGGCTCTCCCCACCACGGCAGCAAGCTCTCGGCCCTGGCCTTCGGGCGGCTCGGCCGCAGCATCACGTATCAGGGCGAGCTCGTGCGGCGGTTGAACGCCATGCCCTCCCCGCGCCAGATGCCCAAGCTGAACATCTTTTCGCCCCTGGACAACATGGTGCTGCCCACATCGTCGCTTACGATCGACGAGCCGGGATGGATACAGGCCGAGACCGCGCCCATCAGCCACGTGAGCATGCTCTACCACCTGCCGACGGTGCGCCTTGTCATGGAATTCCTTGACGAATTCGTTCCGGGATGCCAGCGCGGCCAGGGTCTGGCGCTGCCCCTGGCCCAGCGCGGGTCGGCGACCGCTTGA